In one Misgurnus anguillicaudatus chromosome 1, ASM2758022v2, whole genome shotgun sequence genomic region, the following are encoded:
- the LOC129450955 gene encoding uncharacterized protein, with the protein MVVIREKMGLTFSLRRKEVVEDQPIVVDVQQRWPALFLQEQIAEEFFRITNKDLLDVFRAAMERFTPKLLKVYRARKTAFGEDMEQLLERLDERMTDIVNHRRTTALKGLPLFLLEDLNKLFKTCKDTEDGAKAVSIGILYVLEDETQGPSPEVVNIAVVLEQVVVLKDLPDISTALAYLFGLLYALNMSYPQALKYTFDTIQNVFMELGSGCTKRVLSLKNKLL; encoded by the exons ATGGTGGTCATACGAGAAAAAATGGGATTAACTTTTTCCCTTAGGAGAAAAGAAGTGGTAGAAGATCAACCAATAGTTGTAGACGTGCAGCAGAGGTGGCCTGCACTTTTTCTCCAGGAACAG ATTGCTGAGGAATTCTTCAGAATCACGAATAAAGACCTTCTTGATGTCTTCAGGGCAGCAATGGAGCGATTTACACCAAAGCTCTTGAAAGTATACAGAGCTCGAAAAACTGCATTTGGAGAGGATATGGAACAGCTCCTAGAAAGACTTGATGAAAGG ATGACAGATATTGTTAATCACAGAAGGACTACTGCTTTGAAAGGCCTGCCTTTGTTTCTTCTAGAGGACCTAAACAAGCTGTTCAAGACATGCAAA GACACCGAAGATGGGGCAAAAGCAGTGTCTATTGGCATTCTGTATGTTTTGGAAGATGAGACCCAGGGACCGTCACCCGAGGTTGTAAACATTGCTGTTGTGTTGGAGCAGGTCGTCGTTTTGAAAGATCTCCCAGATATTTCTACTGCTCTTGCATACCTTTTTGGCCTTCTGTATGCATTAAACATGTCCTATCCTCAAGCTCTTAAGTACACTTTTGACACCATTCAGAATGTTTTCATGGAGCTGGGATCTGGATGCACCAAACGTGTACTTTCTCTGAAGAACAAACTGTTGTAA